The Nonlabens sp. Hel1_33_55 genome contains the following window.
GGTGATCCACCAATCGATGTTGCGTTCGCCAGCTAGATTAATCCAGTCGCGCGAGTTTGCAAAACCACCAACCAACGCAGGTTTCAGGATTATAAATTGAGGCTTTATCTGATCCAGACAATCAGATCGTTTTTTTGAATCATATAATCCTATCAGTTCTTCATCCAGAGCGATTGGAACTGGCGTTTTCTCGCATAACTGCGCCATTTCTTGCCATTGACCTTGTTTGATGGGTTGCTCGATACTGTGAACTTTGTATTTTGAGATTTCCTCCAATTTTGCAAGAGCCTCGTTGGGTTGAAATGCACCATTGGCATCGACTCTTATGGTGACCTCGCTTTCGCGAAAGCGAGATCGTACCGACTTCAACAACTTCATTTCGGCATCAAAATCTATGGCGCCTATCTTCAATTTAATGCAGCTGAAGCCAGCTTCCAACTTATCTTCCAACTGCTTCATCATGAATTCCTGATCGCCCATCCATACCAGTCCATTAATAGGAATGGCGTCCTGACCTTGAGTAAATGGCGATGGGAACAAGGTAAATGGATCGCCGGACTGCAGGGATTTCATTGCCATTTCATAACCAAATAAAATGGATGGCCATTCCTGCAATTCCTGCATCATTTCGGCTGGTTTCATTCCTATGTGATCACAAACCCATTGTAATTTTTCTTCATAACCAGGTCGGTCATCACTGGATAATCCTTTAAATAGGTTGCACTCACCTATTCCTTTTTCGGTTTTGTTTTCTATGAGTAGGAAATAAGTGTCTTTATATTTGAGAACACCGCGCGAGGTTCCTGCGGGTTGTTTAAATTCTAGGGTATATTTTTGATAACTGGCTTTCATGGCGACAAGATACGCAATGAGCTGTGCGGCATTTGTTAGAAGTATTAGAAAACTAAAGGCTGGTTAACCTTTGCGTTTCACGGTCCACTCAAATCTGAACTTGCTCACTTGAATGCCATCTTGATTAATGCCGGTCGCTTCCATCCAGACGGTTTGACCTTGACCAGTAGTAACGGTTTTCTCTATCGCCTCTTTAATAGCAAGACCATCTGTGCAAGTGAACGTGATTTTGCCAGTGGCTTTTTTAGTAAAAGTGGCCTCGTTATTAGCAACAAGCATGCTTACTCTGGCATCAGACTCTTTTATGTAAGACATGACTAACGCACCTGTAGAAAGTTCTGCAGCCATAGCTTGTACGGCAAAGTACATACTGTTGAATGGATTCTGATTGAACCAACGATGTTTCACAGTTACCACACATTGTTCAGGAGTGATTTCTTGAACGCGAACACCACACCACCAACAGCTGGGTAACTTTAAGAAAGTAAACGCATTGATTTTTGCTGGTGTGATCATATTCAAATCTTTGGTCAGAGACAAATCTAACCGATTTACCATACAGTTGCATAACTGCCAGATATTATTACGCTTCTAGACATGAATAGCTTTCTCATCACAAGCTGCGGAATTAATTCCGCAGCTTGTGATGGATTGTGAAGGATCGCACGGGTAGAATTGATACTAATAGTTAAGAGTATAATGATTAATGATAATCGATTGAAATGATCTCTATAGTTTGTAAAAACAATTGTGCAGCTTCAACCACTCCTGAAGCGAAACTAGTTTCACTTCTGTCCTCGCCTAATTTTAGGCGAGGAATTCTTTGCTTTTGAAATTGCCTTAACTCATATATCAATTTACGATTGCCACATGTGTAAATGTCCATCACAAGCTGCGGAATTAATTCCGCAGCTTGTGATGGATTGTGCGGGTAAAATTGATTTTGCTAGTTGCATGAATTGTAGTGATCTCATGAATATTATTGAACATCATTTAATCAATTATAAATTTTATTCCGTTTGATCTTTCTGATCTTTTTCAGCTGAGAATACATTAGTATTTCTGCTTCTAAACACAATCGATTTCAATCCTCTAAGCTTTATTGTCAATTAATTTGTAAAATATATTCAAGCTATCAATTCTATGAAAAGGCTTGATTTTATTATGCTTTCGCGAAAGCGAACTCATATAAATGACCTACTAAAATAAAATTATATGGTACTTTGTATTGCATAATACTATCTTTTAGATATATATTTGCATAAGAAATTAATAGGTCATGGAAAAACAACAACAAAACAACCACAATAATATCGCGATGGGAATCCATCTGGCGACATTTGGAAAATGGATTTTCCCACTCGGGAATTTCATCTTGCCCATTCTCTTATGGATGGTCAATTCCAAAAAATCTGATTTTATAGACAGGCATGGTAAGCAAGCCATCAACTTCCAGTTAAGTATCACGCTATGGACGGTTATTCTCGCCTTTATTGGTGGTGGCGTCATCATAGGAAGTATGATTTCTGGAGGTCCAGATTTATGGGAAGCGATGGACGGTCCTAGGTTTCCGTTTGCTAATGATTTAGGGATCTTTTCCACCATTGTTGCCAGCGGTGTGATTTGCGGTACGCTCATACTGGCTTTAGGTATTGTGGATCTGGTCTGTACGATCAAGGCTGCGATTAAAGCACATGATGGACTGGACTACCGCTACCCGTTAACGATCAATTTTATTCCTGACACACCTGTGAAGGAAACACCTAATACGAACTAAAATGAAGATAGAAAACACAAAAGCGCAAATGCGCAAAGGCGTACTGGAGTACTGCATTCTATCGATCCTTAAGGAAGAAGATGCGTATGTCGCAGAGATCCTTGAGACGCTCAAAGATGCAAAACTCCTAGTTGTGGAAGGTACGATCTACCCATTACTAACGCGATTGAAGAATGCAGGACTACTCAACTACCGTTGGGAAGAAAGTACTGGTGGACCACCACGTAAGTACTATGGCCTGACAGAAACGGGAAAAATCTTCCTGACTGAACTCTCCAGCACTTGGGACGACCTCAAGAATGCCGTCAATATTGTTACCAAACCTAAAACCACGAAATCATGAACAAGACCATCAATATAAATTTAGCTGGGCTGTTCTTCCACATAGATGAAGATGCCTACAACAGATTGCAGCGATATCTCGCCGCTGTACGCAATTCGTT
Protein-coding sequences here:
- a CDS encoding o-succinylbenzoate synthase; this encodes MKASYQKYTLEFKQPAGTSRGVLKYKDTYFLLIENKTEKGIGECNLFKGLSSDDRPGYEEKLQWVCDHIGMKPAEMMQELQEWPSILFGYEMAMKSLQSGDPFTLFPSPFTQGQDAIPINGLVWMGDQEFMMKQLEDKLEAGFSCIKLKIGAIDFDAEMKLLKSVRSRFRESEVTIRVDANGAFQPNEALAKLEEISKYKVHSIEQPIKQGQWQEMAQLCEKTPVPIALDEELIGLYDSKKRSDCLDQIKPQFIILKPALVGGFANSRDWINLAGERNIDWWITSALESNIGLNAIAQFTYTLGVSMPQGLGTGGLYTNNIEAPLEIKKGALYCNDIAGWNTNPINI
- a CDS encoding DUF4442 domain-containing protein, with amino-acid sequence MITPAKINAFTFLKLPSCWWCGVRVQEITPEQCVVTVKHRWFNQNPFNSMYFAVQAMAAELSTGALVMSYIKESDARVSMLVANNEATFTKKATGKITFTCTDGLAIKEAIEKTVTTGQGQTVWMEATGINQDGIQVSKFRFEWTVKRKG
- a CDS encoding DUF4870 domain-containing protein; translated protein: MEKQQQNNHNNIAMGIHLATFGKWIFPLGNFILPILLWMVNSKKSDFIDRHGKQAINFQLSITLWTVILAFIGGGVIIGSMISGGPDLWEAMDGPRFPFANDLGIFSTIVASGVICGTLILALGIVDLVCTIKAAIKAHDGLDYRYPLTINFIPDTPVKETPNTN
- a CDS encoding PadR family transcriptional regulator; the encoded protein is MKIENTKAQMRKGVLEYCILSILKEEDAYVAEILETLKDAKLLVVEGTIYPLLTRLKNAGLLNYRWEESTGGPPRKYYGLTETGKIFLTELSSTWDDLKNAVNIVTKPKTTKS